Proteins encoded together in one Triticum dicoccoides isolate Atlit2015 ecotype Zavitan chromosome 7B, WEW_v2.0, whole genome shotgun sequence window:
- the LOC119338858 gene encoding uncharacterized protein LOC119338858, translating to MGDGVVGLMAELDKVELVRSHDDPERNPGFCFLYYADAEGIQSSQLDSRTKVFSNLDFSCCREIGQQLLQGGGCFSPVSELVGRAEAAASAAASEISETSSAAADALSSVVAAVVRAPPKDFRVIRQEWAAIRIQTTFRGFLQAANGTVWKQGQRKNALEVMQVSEQQRATDLFSQKVKRSSFSTSDKVLQLSD from the exons ATGGGGGATGGGGTCGTCGGGCTCATGGCCGAGCTCGACAAGGTGGAGCTCGTGCGCTCCCACGACGATCCCGAGCGCAACCCTGGCTTCTGCTTCCTCTACTACGCGGACGCCGAG GGCATCCAATCATCCCAATTAGATAGCAGAACTAAAGTTTTCTCTAATTTAGATTTCAGCTGCTGCAGGGAGATCGGCCAGCAGCTGCTGCAGGGAGGGGGCTGCTTCTCCCCGGTGTCGGAGCTCGTCGGGCGGGCAGAGGCCGCCGCATCGGCGGCCGCCTCGGAGATCTCCGAgacgtcctccgccgccgccgacgcgctCAGCTCCGTCGTCGCGGCCGTGGTGCGCGCGCCGCCCAAGGACTTCCGCGTCATCAGGCAGGAGTGGGCGGCCATCCGCATCCAGACCACCTTCCGCGGCTTCTTG CAGGCAGCAAACGGGACAGTGTGGAAACAAGGGCAGAGGAAGAACGCCCTGGAGGTGATGCAG GTGTCGGAGCAGCAGCGAGCAACAGACCTTTTCTCGCAGAAGGTGAAGAGGTCGTCGTTCAGCACGTCGGACAAG GTTCTTCAGCTGTCAGACTAG